In Haloarchaeobius litoreus, the following are encoded in one genomic region:
- a CDS encoding tetrahydrofolate dehydrogenase/cyclohydrolase catalytic domain-containing protein, which translates to MTHVIDGNAVAETVRDDVRAAIDELEAEGVTPGLATVLMGGDDGSATYVSMKQRACDEVGIDGTTVEIDPDAPAEALYETIDELNADPDIHGILVQMPLPDHVPKREVLSRVDPLKDVDGFHPENVGRMVSGNSRFKPCTPHGIQKLLASADVDPEGMDAVVLGRSEIVGKPMANLLLQKTDGGNATVTVCHSRTQDLAEKTRAADLVVAAVGRPEMLTGDMLSEGVVVIDVGTNRVDADNEKGYELTGDVDFKSAREKASVISPSPGGVGPMTITMLLYNTVKAASLQSGVDVEL; encoded by the coding sequence ATGACACACGTCATCGACGGCAACGCGGTCGCAGAAACCGTCCGGGACGACGTGCGCGCGGCCATCGACGAACTCGAGGCCGAGGGCGTCACCCCGGGGCTCGCCACGGTGCTGATGGGCGGCGACGACGGCTCGGCGACGTACGTCTCGATGAAACAGCGCGCCTGCGACGAGGTCGGCATCGACGGCACCACCGTCGAGATCGACCCCGACGCACCCGCCGAGGCGCTGTACGAGACCATCGACGAGCTCAACGCCGACCCCGACATCCACGGCATCCTCGTCCAGATGCCGCTGCCCGACCACGTCCCCAAGCGCGAGGTGCTCTCCCGGGTCGACCCGCTGAAGGACGTCGACGGCTTCCACCCCGAGAACGTCGGCCGGATGGTCTCCGGGAACTCGCGGTTCAAACCCTGTACCCCCCACGGCATCCAGAAGCTGCTCGCCTCCGCCGACGTCGACCCCGAGGGCATGGACGCGGTCGTCCTCGGCCGCTCCGAGATCGTCGGCAAGCCGATGGCGAACCTGCTCCTGCAGAAGACCGACGGCGGCAACGCCACGGTGACGGTCTGTCACTCCCGCACGCAGGACCTCGCCGAGAAGACCCGCGCCGCCGATCTCGTCGTCGCCGCCGTCGGCCGTCCCGAGATGCTCACCGGCGACATGCTGAGCGAGGGCGTGGTCGTCATCGACGTCGGCACGAACCGCGTCGACGCGGACAACGAGAAGGGCTACGAGCTCACCGGTGACGTCGACTTCAAGAGCGCCAGGGAGAAGGCCTCGGTCATCTCGCCGTCGCCCGGCGGCGTCGGCCCGATGACCATCACGATGCTGCTGTACAACACGGTGAAGGCCGCCAGCCTCCAGTCCGGCGTCGACGTCGAG